From the Planctomycetota bacterium genome, the window TGGAGCTCCAGCCATCGATGAAGAACATCGATTCGTTGACCCAAGAAAACTGGCTGGCTCTCCCGGATGCACCTGCGGTGCTCTGTATTGCCGCCGACCATGGGTCGAGCGAGTTCGTCTCCTGTGTTTCGCTGAAACTCCCGGGGTTCGCGGAGCCGCCGTACGTTGAGACGGTGACGTAGCTGTATCTGGAGAGATTCAGCATGCTGGCGCGAGCCTGAACGGCAGCGCCCGCGAGTACGAATCCGACAACACATCCCAGGCGAGACGAGCGGTTCATGAGTTCCTCCGCCTGTCTCTCTCGTGCGTCAGAATACTTGAGCGCACCCATGCGTGCAAGCATCACGCCGTTGCGTCGTGCTAAGAATCATCAAACGCAGTGTTCGTCACCCGTACGGAGTTCAGCGGGCTCGAGCGACCGTCGTTGCGCCGTCCGCGCTACCGCTTCCGCCGCCCTTTGCGCGTGCCGGGTTGGCCGGGCGTGCCGCGGGGCGACGGGCCGGCCCGCTCGCCTTCTTCGTAGTCGGACTTGCGCGCCCGCGTCGGCAGCCCGCTGCGCTCCAGCTCGCCCGCGCGCTTGCGCAGGCGCATCATCTGATCGCGGATCGACGCGGCCTTCTCGAACTCCAGCGACTGCGCCGCCTTCACCATCTCCTCTTCCATCGTCTTCATGAGTTCCGCGATGTCGTGCTCGGGCTCGGCCTTCTCGAACGATGCCCGGGCCGTCTTGCGGGCCGAAAGCTCCGCCTCCAGGCCCCGGCGCACTTCTTTCATGATTGTCTTGGGCGTGATGCCGTGGGCCGTGTTGTACGCGACCTGCTTGGCGCGCCGGCGGTCGGTCTCGTCGAGCGCGTGGCGCATCGCGGGGGTCATCTCGTCGGCGTACATCACGACGCGCCCGTTGACGTTGCGGGCCGCCCGGCCCATCAACTGGATCAGGCTCGTGGGCGAGCGCAGGAACCCCTCCTTGTCGGCGTCGAGGATCGCGACGAGCGAGACCTCGGGCAGGTCCAGCCCCTCGCGCAGCAGGTTGACGCCCACGAGGATGTCGAAGTTGCCCAGGCGCAGGTCCGTCAGGATCTGCATGCGGTCCAGCGTCTCGATGTCGCTGTGCAGGTAGCGCACGCGCAGGCCCTTCTCGGCGAGGTAGCCCGCGAGGTCCTCGCAGATGCGCTTCGTCAGGGCCGTCACCAGCACGCGCTCCCCGCTCGCCACGCGCTGCTGGCAGCGCTCCAGCAGGTCGGGCACCTGGCCCTTCGTGGGGCGGATCTCCACTTCGGGGTCGAGGAGGCCCGTCGGGCGGATCACCTGCTCGGCGACGACGCCCCCGGACTTCTCGAGTTCCCACGGCCCGGGCGTCGCGCTCACGAACATCATCCGCGGCACCACGCTCTCGAACTCCTCGAACCGCAGCGGGCGGTTGTCCAGCGCGCTCGGCAGCCGGAACCCGTGCTCCACCAGCACGTCCTTGCGCGCGCGGTCGCCGTTGAACATCGCGCGCACCTGCGGCATGGTCACGTGGCTCTCGTCGATGATCAGCAGCCAGTCGCCCAGGTTCGGGCGGGGCATCTTCTCCGCCGCCGGGCGGTCGGTGTCCGTCGAGCGATAGCCCCGCACGCCCTCCGCCGCCAGCGTCTCGGGCGACGACGCGAACGCCGACACGCCCCCCGCCGGCGGCGCGAAGTCGAAGTAGTCCAGCAGCGTGTACGGGCGCTCGCCCGGCATCCGCCCGTCCATGAAGCGCGAGTAGTTCTCGATCCCCGGGCACGTGCCCGTCTCTTCGAGCAGTTCCAGGTCGAACTTCGTGCGGCTCAGGATCCGCTGCGCCTCCAGCAGCTTGCCCTGCGAGCGGAAGTGCATCACGCGCTCGTCGAGCTCCGCGCGGATCGCCGCCAGCGCCGCCTGCATCTGCTCCTCGGGCATCACGTAGTGCACCGCCGGGAACAGGAAGAACTGGCGCTCCTCCGCGAGGATCTCCCCGCTCGCGGGGTTGATGAGGTCGATGCGGTCGATCTCGTCGCCGAAGAGCTCGACGTGCACGGCGTACTTCTCGTACGCGGGCCACACGTCGATCGCGTCGCCCCGCACGCGGTACTGCCCGCGCTTCCACTCGATGTCGGTCCGCTGGTACTGCATGCCCGCGAGCGCGAGCAGGAACGAACGCCGGTCGATGCGCGAGCCCTTCGTCATCGTCAGCACCCGCTGCCCGTACGCGAGGGGCGAGCCCAGGCCGAAGATGCACGACACGCTGGCGACGACGACCGTGTCACGGCGCGCCAGGATGTTGCTGGTCGCCTGCAGGCGGAGCTGGTCGAGGTCGTCGTTGCGCGAGCTGTCCTTCTCGATGTAGATGTCGCGCTGCGGGATGTACGCCTCGGGCTGGTAGTAGTCGTAGTACGACACGAAGTAGTTCACGCTGTTCTTCGGCAGAAACTCGCGGAGTTCCTCGAAGAGCTGCGCCGCCAGCGTCTTGTTGTGGCTCAGGATCAGCGTCGGCTTTCCCAGCCGCGCGATCACGTGCGCCATCGTGAAGGTCTTGCCCGTGCCCGTGGCGCCCAGCAGCGTCACGTACGGCCTGCCAGCCCCGAGATCACGCGTCAACTGCTCGATCGCGCCGGGCTGGTCCCCCGTGGGCTCGAACGGCGCGACAACCTCGAACGGGCGGTGCATCGGCGGAGGGTAGCGGGGGAGAGGCCGTCGCCCGCCCGCACGGCACGGTCAGCGGGCGCTCGACTTCACACGGGACGCGAGCCACGCGCTCTCGCACACGGCACAGCGGACCATGAGCCCGCGCCGCCGCCCGCTCGTGTGAAGATCGGTCAGGCAACTGGGGCACACACCCCTGCGCAGCGCGATGTCGCATCGGTCTCGCCACGGGAACGGCACTAGAAACGGGAAGACAGCGCCGGCGAACGTGCTCATCGCGATGACCATCCACCAACCGGGCGGCAGCCCCGGGGCGAACAGCCTGACGGCGCCGACGCCGAGCGCACCCGCGAGCAACACGACGCCGCTCACCCGCAGTCGATATCGCAGCTGATGCGTGCAGCAGGCGTCGAAAATCGCCGAGTTCAGCCGTGACCCTTCCCACCTGTCATGGAGCTCTCGCACCAGGAACACGCGGACGGGCGTGCGCTCGTCGTCGCAACCATCCCAGCGCGGAAGCGTCATCGGCGCTCCCGTCGCCTTCGCGGCGAGTTGCCCGCATTCCGGGCAGCGCCGACTGGGCAGATCGACCATCAAGTACCCGCAACCCGGGCAGAGGTCGTCTTTCGGCGGCTCCGAACCGCTGCGGGTTGCCTGTCGATCCGGTCGCCACGCGTGCCCGCACGTCGGGCACTCCCGGTTGCCATCGGGGGCGACGGGCCGATCGTCGAGGGGCGTCCCGCACCGCCCGCACAGGCCGTGCGTGCAGAACTGGGACGCGATGAACTTGGCCGGCACACTGATTCCGTGAGGCTTCGGGATGATGATGACAATGAACACGCACAGGCCGACGAACACCGCGTCGACGTTCGCGTACCACAAGAGTATCGTGAAGAAGGAGAGCGGCAGCAATACCGCGGTAGCCCCCGTCGCCAGCGGCAGAGTCGTGAGCAGATGTCGAAGCCCCGAGTGTTTCAATCCGACCTAATCCAGCGCTCGCAGCAGTTCTCGACGCGGCGCCAAATAACACAACTGTCCTCGATCGTCCCTGAACGGGAACGTGAGCGGTGAACGAGTCTGGCGGAACGGATTCCACACGCGGGCGCACAGCATACCGCGCCCGCCGGCGGGATCGGTTTACCATCCCCCATGCTCCGCGTCCTCTACATCGACATGAACTCCTACTTCGCCTCGGTGGAGCAGCACTTCCGCCCCGAGCTGCGCGGCAAGCCCATCGCCGTCGTCCCCGTCGAGGCCGACACCACCTCCTGCATCGCCGCCAGCTACCCCGCGAAGGCGTACGGCGTGCGCACCGGCACGAAGGTCGGCGACGCCAAGCGCATGTGCCCGGGGCTCATCCTCGTCCGTGGGCGCCCCGACCTGTACGTCCGCGTGCACCACGAGGTCCTCGCGGCGATCGACACCGTGCTGCCCGTGCACGCGGTGCACTCGATCGACGAGTGCTCGTGCCGCCTCGTCGAGGCCGAGCGTTCGCCCGGCGCGGCGGAGGCAATCGGGCATCGCGTCAAGCGCGCCATCACCACGCGCGTGGGCGAGTGCCTCACCTCGTCCGTGGGCGTGGCCCCCAACCGCTTCCTCGCGAAGGTCGCCGCCGACCTGCACAAGCCCGACGGCCTCACCATCCTCGACGACGCCGACATCCCCGCCCGCCTCCTGCACCTGGCGATCACCGACCTGCCCGGCATCGGCCCGAAGATGCGCGTGCGTCTTGATCGCGCGGGCGTGCGGACGATTTCCGATCTCTACGCCCTCGACGAAGCCGGGCTGCGGCGCGCCTGGGGCAGCGTGGTCGGCGCGGAGTGGTACTACCTGCTGCGCGGGCTGCCCGTGAACGACCCCTTCGACGGGCCGCGTCCGCGACGCACCATCGGGCACTCGCACGTGCTCGGCCCCGACAGCCGCGACGAGCATCGCGCCCGCCAGGTGGGCGTGCGCCTGCTCACGAAGGTCGGGCAGCGGGCGAGACACCTTGGTTACGTCGCCGAGTGGCTCACGCTCTCGCTGCGATACCTCCGCTCGCGCGAGGACCGGCTGCACGCGCCCGACTCGGGCCCGCCCGAACGCTGGCACGATCGCGCCTCGCTCGCGGGCGCGGCCGACGCCGAAGCGCTCCTCCGCGCCTTCGCGTCCATGTGGGCCAGACGCCCGCCCGGGCACCTGCTGCAGATCGGCGTCACGCTCCACGACCTCGCGCGGCGCGAGGCCGCCACGCCGTCGCTCTTTGACGCGGCCCGGCGCGACGGGCGTCTGTCGTCGGCGATCGACCGCA encodes:
- a CDS encoding excinuclease ABC subunit UvrB, which codes for MHRPFEVVAPFEPTGDQPGAIEQLTRDLGAGRPYVTLLGATGTGKTFTMAHVIARLGKPTLILSHNKTLAAQLFEELREFLPKNSVNYFVSYYDYYQPEAYIPQRDIYIEKDSSRNDDLDQLRLQATSNILARRDTVVVASVSCIFGLGSPLAYGQRVLTMTKGSRIDRRSFLLALAGMQYQRTDIEWKRGQYRVRGDAIDVWPAYEKYAVHVELFGDEIDRIDLINPASGEILAEERQFFLFPAVHYVMPEEQMQAALAAIRAELDERVMHFRSQGKLLEAQRILSRTKFDLELLEETGTCPGIENYSRFMDGRMPGERPYTLLDYFDFAPPAGGVSAFASSPETLAAEGVRGYRSTDTDRPAAEKMPRPNLGDWLLIIDESHVTMPQVRAMFNGDRARKDVLVEHGFRLPSALDNRPLRFEEFESVVPRMMFVSATPGPWELEKSGGVVAEQVIRPTGLLDPEVEIRPTKGQVPDLLERCQQRVASGERVLVTALTKRICEDLAGYLAEKGLRVRYLHSDIETLDRMQILTDLRLGNFDILVGVNLLREGLDLPEVSLVAILDADKEGFLRSPTSLIQLMGRAARNVNGRVVMYADEMTPAMRHALDETDRRRAKQVAYNTAHGITPKTIMKEVRRGLEAELSARKTARASFEKAEPEHDIAELMKTMEEEMVKAAQSLEFEKAASIRDQMMRLRKRAGELERSGLPTRARKSDYEEGERAGPSPRGTPGQPGTRKGRRKR
- a CDS encoding zinc ribbon domain-containing protein — encoded protein: MKHSGLRHLLTTLPLATGATAVLLPLSFFTILLWYANVDAVFVGLCVFIVIIIPKPHGISVPAKFIASQFCTHGLCGRCGTPLDDRPVAPDGNRECPTCGHAWRPDRQATRSGSEPPKDDLCPGCGYLMVDLPSRRCPECGQLAAKATGAPMTLPRWDGCDDERTPVRVFLVRELHDRWEGSRLNSAIFDACCTHQLRYRLRVSGVVLLAGALGVGAVRLFAPGLPPGWWMVIAMSTFAGAVFPFLVPFPWRDRCDIALRRGVCPSCLTDLHTSGRRRGLMVRCAVCESAWLASRVKSSAR
- a CDS encoding DNA polymerase — encoded protein: MLRVLYIDMNSYFASVEQHFRPELRGKPIAVVPVEADTTSCIAASYPAKAYGVRTGTKVGDAKRMCPGLILVRGRPDLYVRVHHEVLAAIDTVLPVHAVHSIDECSCRLVEAERSPGAAEAIGHRVKRAITTRVGECLTSSVGVAPNRFLAKVAADLHKPDGLTILDDADIPARLLHLAITDLPGIGPKMRVRLDRAGVRTISDLYALDEAGLRRAWGSVVGAEWYYLLRGLPVNDPFDGPRPRRTIGHSHVLGPDSRDEHRARQVGVRLLTKVGQRARHLGYVAEWLTLSLRYLRSREDRLHAPDSGPPERWHDRASLAGAADAEALLRAFASMWARRPPGHLLQIGVTLHDLARREAATPSLFDAARRDGRLSSAIDRINQRFGADAVYPAAMHEARKSAPRRIAFGNIPDLGLPDLED